Proteins from a genomic interval of Zonotrichia albicollis isolate bZonAlb1 chromosome 27, bZonAlb1.hap1, whole genome shotgun sequence:
- the LOC102069911 gene encoding transmembrane protein 45B: protein MDCLCGRKLQIKAPGVPRSGVFLCPGHLSLPAGVWRQGGGRRGGCHGQGRSTDHLGGGAAPGSPGQSEEVDRMANFKGHALPGSFFLLFGLWWSVKYPLQYLSQKVNKKSHRAYCFQRVDAIEGGIKIFFSLTGMLAEQFVPDGPHLYLYSGEKHDWVKLMNWQHTTMYLFYGLSGVVDVFTFFSQLVPQGLDRLMLAMAVFVEGCLFYYHVLHRPMLDQHIHSLLLIAIFAGAGSILLEVFLRDNIVLEMFRALLTIVQGTWFWQIGVVLFQPWGGPMWDENDHSNIMFLTMCFFWHWAAAVAILAVNFSLAYCCLQRLRRGSGEPYISLGLRQQKGDSSSQAAFLNGSDEE, encoded by the exons ATGGATTGCCTTTGTGGGAGAAAACTGCAAATTAAAGCACCTGGTGTGCCCAGGAGTGGGGTATTCCTGTGCCCAGGTCACCTTTCCCTCCCAGCTGGGGTttggaggcagggaggaggcaggcGAGGCGGGTGCCACGGGCAGGGGAGGAGCACAGATCACCTGGGAGGAGGTGCAGCACCAGGATCACCAGGACAG TCAGAAGAGGTTGACAGGATGGCAAATTTTAAGGGTCACGCGCTTCCAGGCAGCTTCTTCCTGCTCTTTGGACTCTGGTGGTCTGTGAAATACCCACTGCAGTATCTCAGCcagaaagtaaataaaaaatccCACAGGGCTTACTGTTTCCAGCGTGTGGATGCCATTGAAGGGGGAATCAAAATCTTCTTTTCTCTAACAG GGATGCTGGCGGAGCAGTTTGTCCCCGACGGTCCCCACCTGTACCTGTACAGCGGGGAGAAGCACGACTGGGTGAAGCTGATGAACTGGCAGCACACCACCATGTACCTCTTCTACGGCCTCTCCGGGGTGGTAGAtgtcttcaccttcttctcccAGCTGGTGCCACAGGGTCTGGATCGCCTCATGTTGGCCATGGCTGTGTTTGTTGAAG GTTGTCTCTTCTATTACCACGTCCTTCACCGCCCCATGCTGGATCAGCACatccactccctgctgctcatcGCCATCTTTGCTGGGGCTGGAAGCATCCTGCTGGAGGTTTTCCTGCGTGACAACATTGTCCTGGAGATGTTCCGAGCCCTCTTGACTATCGTCCAGGGAACGTGGTTCTGGCAG ATCGGTGTTGTGCTGTTCCAGCCATGGGGAGGTCCCATGTGGGATGAGAATGACCACAGCAACATCATGTTCCTCACGATGTGCTTCTTCTGGCActgggcagctgctgtggcCATCCTGGCTGTGAACTTCAGCCTCGCTTACTG ctgtctCCAGAGGCTCCGCAGAGGCAGTGGAGAGCCCTACATCAGCCTGGGGCTCCGGCAGCAGAAGGgtgacagcagctcccaggctgccTTCTTGAATGGCTCTGATGAAGAGTGA